Proteins co-encoded in one Halorussus lipolyticus genomic window:
- a CDS encoding universal stress protein has protein sequence MKYLVAVDGSESSMAAVRYAVEQASATGAEVVAISVVVPDQFFTGGDDPPESYTEAEDELVTEDIGDAEDEAQEALDEAAEIGDKEGIAVETGLLYGEPVEAITEFADDNDFDAIFVGHRGLSDEYEGLVGSTAKDVVGRATVPVTVVR, from the coding sequence ATGAAGTACCTCGTGGCGGTCGATGGCTCCGAGTCCAGCATGGCGGCGGTCAGATACGCGGTCGAACAGGCGTCCGCGACCGGCGCGGAAGTCGTCGCCATCAGCGTGGTGGTCCCCGACCAGTTTTTCACCGGCGGCGACGACCCGCCGGAGAGTTACACCGAGGCTGAGGACGAACTCGTCACCGAGGACATCGGCGACGCCGAGGACGAGGCGCAGGAGGCCCTCGACGAGGCCGCCGAAATCGGCGACAAGGAGGGCATCGCAGTCGAGACCGGCCTCCTCTACGGCGAACCGGTCGAGGCCATCACCGAGTTCGCAGACGACAACGATTTCGACGCCATCTTCGTCGGCCACCGCGGCCTCTCCGACGAGTACGAGGGACTGGTCGGTTCGACCGCGAAGGACGTGGTTGGCCGGGCGACGGTGCCCGTGACGGTCGTTCGGTGA
- the aroA gene encoding 3-phosphoshikimate 1-carboxyvinyltransferase has protein sequence MDVEIEPSTLSGTARAPSSKSYTHRAILSAGYSGGALVYDPLVSADTKATMRAVDAFGGDVERKSDHLDVDGFDGKPEVPGDVIDCANSGTTMRLVTATAALADGATVLTGDSSLRSRPHGPLLDAIEELGGRAESTRRNGQAPLVVDGPISGGEVSMPGDVSSQFVTALLMAGALTDEGIEIDLETELKSAPYVDITLELLDEFGVEAGKSADSYHVEGGQFYEPEDGEYHVPGDFSSISYLLGAGAVAAEDGSEVRVRGAYPSAQGDSKIVGVLGRMGADVDWNRDDGIITVEQSNLSGVEVDVGDTPDLLPTIAALGAVADGETRIVNCEHVRYKETDRVTAMAEELEKIGAKTEEREDTLIIRGDESDLTGGVVDGRGDHRIVMALAVAGLAGDDPTTISGGEHVDVSFPNFFEVLYELGATVNR, from the coding sequence ATGGACGTAGAAATCGAGCCATCGACGCTCTCGGGGACGGCCCGCGCGCCCTCCTCGAAAAGCTACACCCACCGGGCGATTCTGTCTGCCGGGTACTCCGGCGGCGCGCTGGTCTACGACCCCCTCGTCAGCGCCGACACCAAGGCGACGATGCGGGCGGTGGACGCCTTCGGCGGCGACGTAGAGCGCAAATCAGACCACCTCGACGTGGACGGCTTTGACGGCAAACCCGAGGTCCCCGGCGACGTGATAGACTGCGCGAACAGCGGGACGACCATGCGACTCGTGACCGCGACGGCGGCACTGGCCGACGGCGCGACGGTGCTGACCGGCGACAGTTCCCTTCGGTCTCGGCCCCACGGCCCGCTTCTGGACGCCATCGAGGAGCTAGGCGGTCGGGCCGAAAGCACCCGCCGGAACGGACAGGCACCCCTCGTCGTGGATGGTCCCATCTCCGGCGGCGAGGTGTCGATGCCCGGCGACGTGTCCTCGCAGTTCGTCACGGCCCTGCTGATGGCCGGGGCGCTCACCGACGAGGGCATCGAAATCGACCTCGAAACCGAACTCAAGTCCGCGCCCTACGTGGACATCACCCTCGAACTGCTGGACGAGTTCGGCGTCGAGGCCGGAAAGAGTGCAGACTCCTACCACGTCGAGGGCGGCCAGTTCTACGAACCCGAGGACGGCGAGTACCACGTCCCCGGCGACTTCTCGTCGATTTCGTACCTCCTCGGGGCGGGCGCGGTGGCGGCCGAAGACGGCTCCGAGGTCCGGGTCCGTGGGGCCTACCCCAGCGCACAGGGCGACTCGAAAATCGTCGGTGTCCTCGGTCGGATGGGGGCCGACGTGGACTGGAACCGCGACGACGGCATCATCACCGTCGAGCAGTCGAACCTCTCGGGTGTCGAGGTGGACGTGGGTGACACCCCGGACCTCCTCCCGACAATCGCGGCGCTCGGTGCGGTGGCGGACGGCGAGACCCGCATCGTCAACTGCGAACACGTCCGGTACAAGGAGACCGACCGCGTGACCGCGATGGCCGAAGAACTGGAGAAAATCGGCGCGAAGACCGAGGAGCGCGAGGACACCCTCATCATCCGCGGCGACGAGTCGGACCTGACCGGCGGCGTCGTGGACGGCCGGGGCGACCACCGCATCGTGATGGCGCTCGCCGTCGCCGGCCTCGCTGGCGACGACCCGACGACCATCTCGGGCGGCGAACACGTTGACGTGTCTTTCCCCAACTTCTTCGAGGTCCTCTACGAACTCGGTGCGACCGTGAACCGGTAA
- a CDS encoding alkaline phosphatase family protein, whose product MLRTDVAEDLLREFGDEGSLFPDYEGYCFANVPHTIASAFGVETGRTLPDDALAGVEAADFENVLLVLVDGFGFRQWRRERDHHEFLDRLSSAARVTPLTSIYPSETATAMETLHTGTLPAEHGVVGWNVYEPTTDEEFEALPFLTKDGEEPAISRSEISAAESLYPELADAGVSTHHVVNHPTTPEAAARHGYESLSEFAETVPEVVEAADAPAYCFAYLPQVDAAAHESGTDSTEYRETVGEVVSAVESALAGLDSDTADETLVVVTADHGHVNTDPERNVNLDQRPDLLDALRRQADGTPIKFSGSPRNVHLHLQDGRVEEVAEDLRREFDARAFERDEIFDRDLFGDVTPSETFRQRLGDVVLSHRNLNVWYGDDEAEELGYVGMHGGLNPDEMLVPFAVVPASDLGE is encoded by the coding sequence ATGCTCCGAACCGACGTGGCCGAGGACCTCCTGCGGGAGTTCGGCGACGAGGGCTCCCTCTTTCCGGACTACGAGGGCTACTGCTTTGCTAACGTCCCGCACACGATAGCGTCCGCGTTCGGCGTCGAGACCGGTCGGACCCTGCCCGACGACGCGCTGGCCGGGGTGGAGGCGGCCGACTTCGAGAACGTCCTCCTCGTGCTGGTCGATGGGTTCGGCTTCCGGCAGTGGCGACGCGAGCGCGACCACCACGAGTTTCTGGACCGACTGAGTTCCGCGGCGCGGGTCACGCCGCTGACGTCCATCTACCCGAGCGAGACCGCTACAGCGATGGAAACGCTTCACACCGGGACGCTCCCGGCCGAACACGGCGTCGTGGGGTGGAACGTCTACGAACCGACCACCGACGAGGAGTTCGAGGCCTTACCCTTCCTGACCAAGGACGGCGAGGAGCCAGCCATCTCGCGCTCGGAGATTTCGGCCGCCGAGTCGCTCTATCCGGAACTGGCCGACGCGGGCGTTTCGACTCACCACGTCGTGAACCACCCGACGACGCCCGAGGCCGCGGCGCGCCACGGCTACGAGTCGCTGTCGGAGTTCGCCGAGACGGTGCCCGAGGTCGTCGAGGCGGCCGACGCGCCGGCGTACTGCTTCGCCTACCTGCCGCAGGTGGACGCCGCGGCCCACGAGTCGGGGACCGATTCGACGGAGTACCGCGAGACGGTCGGCGAAGTCGTCTCGGCGGTCGAATCGGCGCTCGCGGGCCTCGATAGCGACACCGCAGACGAGACCCTCGTGGTCGTCACGGCCGACCACGGCCACGTGAACACCGACCCCGAGCGCAACGTGAATCTGGACCAGCGCCCGGACCTGCTGGACGCGCTCCGCCGGCAGGCAGACGGCACGCCAATCAAGTTCTCGGGGAGTCCGCGCAACGTCCACCTGCACTTGCAGGACGGGCGCGTCGAGGAGGTCGCCGAGGACCTGCGACGGGAGTTCGACGCCAGAGCCTTCGAGCGCGACGAGATTTTCGACCGCGACCTGTTCGGCGACGTGACGCCCTCCGAGACCTTCCGCCAGCGTCTCGGCGACGTGGTTCTCAGCCACCGGAATCTGAACGTCTGGTACGGTGACGACGAGGCCGAGGAACTCGGATACGTCGGGATGCACGGCGGTCTCAACCCCGACGAGATGCTGGTGCCGTTCGCTGTCGTGCCGGCCAGTGACCTCGGGGAGTAG
- a CDS encoding sodium:calcium antiporter — protein sequence MVWGTTAVRLGVIVASVLGLWLGARLLVDSAVRLARRAGLSELAIGLTVVAMGTSTPELVVTTDAALAGAGDIAVGNVVGSNIYNLAFILGVVSLVRVIPIERSLVHRDGLVLVGSTLVGFAVMWNLTVGRVEGLVLIGLLVAYTGYLLRAESHGEVGPESSAPAETPDETPAKTPDETPPDGSRESPEAFDVEEHASPPRDVALLVAGLALVLVSGHYMVESATALARGAGVSEWVIGGTIVAAGTSTPEFAVSLVAMRQGRVGVSVGNVVGSNVFNVLGILGVGAVISPLSVSATALESMVWLTVLVVVMVVALWSGRKLSRPEGGLFALSELVRWTLGLLGIVG from the coding sequence ATGGTCTGGGGAACTACCGCCGTCCGACTCGGAGTCATCGTCGCCTCGGTCCTCGGTCTCTGGCTCGGCGCGCGACTGCTGGTCGATTCCGCGGTCCGACTGGCCCGACGCGCCGGTCTCTCGGAACTCGCCATCGGCCTCACTGTCGTTGCGATGGGGACCTCGACGCCGGAACTCGTGGTGACGACCGACGCGGCGCTGGCCGGTGCGGGCGACATCGCGGTCGGCAACGTCGTCGGGTCGAACATCTACAACCTCGCGTTCATCCTCGGGGTCGTGTCGCTCGTCCGAGTCATCCCCATCGAGCGGTCGCTGGTCCACCGCGACGGCCTCGTCCTCGTCGGTTCGACGCTCGTCGGGTTCGCCGTGATGTGGAACCTGACGGTCGGGCGCGTCGAGGGACTTGTGTTGATTGGTCTGCTCGTCGCCTACACCGGCTACCTGCTCCGCGCGGAGTCGCACGGCGAGGTCGGCCCAGAGTCCTCCGCCCCGGCCGAAACGCCGGACGAAACGCCCGCCAAAACGCCGGACGAAACGCCGCCCGACGGCAGTCGAGAGTCGCCCGAGGCGTTCGATGTCGAGGAGCACGCGTCTCCCCCCCGTGACGTGGCGCTACTGGTCGCCGGACTGGCACTCGTGCTGGTGAGCGGTCACTACATGGTCGAGTCAGCGACCGCGCTGGCTCGCGGAGCGGGCGTCTCGGAGTGGGTCATCGGCGGGACGATAGTCGCGGCGGGCACGTCCACGCCGGAGTTCGCGGTGTCGCTGGTGGCGATGCGTCAGGGGCGAGTCGGCGTCTCGGTCGGCAACGTGGTCGGGAGCAACGTCTTCAACGTCCTCGGCATCCTCGGGGTCGGTGCCGTCATCAGTCCGCTCTCGGTCTCGGCGACGGCGCTGGAGAGCATGGTGTGGCTCACGGTGCTGGTCGTCGTGATGGTTGTCGCGCTCTGGTCGGGCCGAAAGCTCTCTCGCCCGGAGGGTGGCCTGTTCGCGCTCTCGGAGTTGGTCCGGTGGACGCTCGGCCTCCTCGGCATCGTCGGGTAG
- the aroC gene encoding chorismate synthase, with protein sequence MNGNSFGRLFQVTTFGESHGEAMGVTVSGCPAGLELSEDDVQADLDRRKPGQSMITTSRGEPDHVSIKSGLQDGYTTGTPIGMVIDNKDARSEKYEPFITAPRPSHGDFTYSAKFGTRNWGGGGRSSARETVNWVAGGAIAKKILAQEGIELKAHVNQIGDIEAPEVSFEEIKEHSEENEVRCAHPETAEEMRERIDEYQQEGDSIGGSIYFEARGVPRGLGAPRFDSVSARLGQAMMSVPAATAFEFGLGREAREYTGMERNDEWEFEDPENPDESDPVPTQNDHGGIQGGITTGEPIYGEVTLHAPTSIPKSQTTVDWETGEEREEQVIGRHDPVLPPRGVPVVESMLALTLVDFMLLGGRINPDRVDDRPGEYDTDYHPSSPQNE encoded by the coding sequence ATGAACGGAAATAGTTTCGGTCGCCTCTTTCAAGTGACCACTTTCGGCGAGAGCCACGGTGAGGCGATGGGCGTCACCGTCTCGGGGTGTCCCGCGGGCCTCGAACTCTCGGAAGACGACGTACAGGCCGACCTCGACCGGCGAAAGCCCGGCCAGTCGATGATAACGACCAGTCGCGGCGAACCCGACCACGTGTCGATTAAGTCCGGCTTACAGGACGGCTACACCACCGGCACCCCCATCGGGATGGTCATCGACAACAAGGACGCTCGCTCGGAGAAGTACGAACCGTTTATCACCGCGCCGCGGCCCTCCCACGGCGACTTCACCTACTCGGCGAAGTTCGGCACGCGCAACTGGGGCGGCGGCGGCCGGTCGTCGGCCCGCGAGACGGTCAACTGGGTCGCTGGCGGAGCCATCGCCAAGAAGATTCTCGCTCAGGAGGGCATCGAACTCAAGGCCCACGTCAACCAAATCGGCGACATCGAGGCCCCGGAGGTCTCTTTCGAGGAAATCAAAGAACACAGCGAGGAGAACGAGGTCCGGTGCGCCCACCCCGAGACCGCCGAGGAGATGCGCGAGCGAATCGACGAGTACCAGCAGGAGGGTGACTCTATCGGTGGGTCCATCTACTTCGAGGCCCGCGGCGTTCCCCGCGGACTCGGCGCGCCGAGATTCGATTCGGTCTCGGCCCGACTCGGACAGGCCATGATGAGCGTGCCCGCCGCCACCGCATTCGAGTTCGGCCTCGGCAGGGAGGCCCGCGAGTACACCGGGATGGAGCGAAACGACGAATGGGAGTTCGAAGACCCCGAGAACCCCGACGAGAGCGACCCGGTGCCGACCCAGAACGACCACGGTGGCATTCAGGGTGGCATCACGACGGGCGAACCCATCTACGGCGAGGTCACGCTCCACGCGCCGACCTCGATTCCCAAGTCCCAGACCACGGTGGACTGGGAGACCGGCGAGGAGCGCGAGGAGCAGGTCATCGGTCGCCACGACCCGGTGCTTCCACCCCGAGGAGTCCCGGTCGTAGAGTCGATGCTGGCGCTGACCTTGGTAGACTTCATGCTGTTGGGCGGGCGCATCAATCCGGACCGCGTGGACGACCGACCCGGCGAGTACGACACCGACTACCACCCGAGCAGTCCGCAAAACGAGTAG
- a CDS encoding twin-arginine translocation signal domain-containing protein, producing the protein MTENTSRRRFLKVAAATGALAGLNATVLAQGQDETVIVLGGKTSAWQGYRVPGEATEEVPDNPTLNLQTGTTYTLLWQNVDGQPHNFAIQDSQGNNLEVLEPLSVPSDVYEEANGTDAGESISLNVSGGNVTGVSTGNMTGNMTGGEPASDSLVGKTEIISEQGAVQGARFTATEEMATYICLVHPNTMVGEVALEGGDGGMGNNSSS; encoded by the coding sequence ATGACAGAGAATACATCCCGTCGCCGCTTTCTGAAAGTGGCGGCCGCAACCGGCGCACTGGCTGGATTGAACGCAACGGTCCTCGCGCAGGGCCAAGACGAGACGGTCATCGTCCTCGGGGGGAAGACGAGCGCGTGGCAGGGCTACCGCGTCCCCGGTGAGGCGACAGAGGAGGTCCCGGACAATCCGACTTTGAATCTACAGACCGGGACGACCTACACCCTGCTCTGGCAGAACGTGGACGGTCAGCCACACAACTTCGCCATTCAGGACTCACAGGGGAACAATCTAGAAGTACTCGAACCGCTCTCGGTACCCTCCGACGTGTACGAGGAGGCCAACGGAACCGACGCCGGCGAGAGCATCTCGCTCAACGTCTCCGGGGGGAACGTGACCGGCGTCAGCACCGGCAACATGACCGGGAATATGACTGGCGGTGAACCGGCGAGCGACTCGCTGGTCGGCAAGACCGAAATCATCTCCGAACAGGGCGCGGTGCAGGGCGCTCGGTTCACCGCGACAGAGGAGATGGCGACCTACATCTGCCTCGTCCACCCGAACACGATGGTCGGCGAGGTGGCGCTGGAGGGCGGAGACGGCGGTATGGGTAACAACAGTTCGAGCTAA
- a CDS encoding HalOD1 output domain-containing protein has translation MSKSNTGSETDDGAGLTESPDRPGVYRTKYDPDGTGTVTDTVIQAIAEVAEVDPTNTVIPLADRIDPDALNSLFADREGNAQTTFRVCGLEVLVRSDGRVRIVDDSVSDTD, from the coding sequence GTGTCTAAAAGTAACACGGGCAGTGAGACCGACGATGGGGCCGGTCTCACCGAGTCACCGGACCGACCGGGCGTCTACCGGACGAAATACGACCCCGACGGTACGGGAACCGTCACCGACACCGTTATTCAGGCGATTGCAGAAGTGGCGGAGGTAGACCCAACCAACACGGTTATCCCGCTCGCTGACCGCATCGACCCGGACGCGCTCAACTCGCTGTTCGCCGACCGCGAGGGGAACGCCCAGACCACCTTCCGCGTCTGCGGCCTCGAAGTCCTCGTGCGGAGCGACGGCCGGGTCCGCATCGTAGACGATTCCGTTTCCGATACAGACTAA
- a CDS encoding winged helix-turn-helix domain-containing protein yields the protein MQNTTLIRTCVEGDPHTFVLRRRPTDASTLDLLFDAVAPERPTDALAVTDDGTEGFLEAWTSQTGRRPRNIGMISVGERMRSAAASSDSSGSGGSPPPVAPHHDIVQGVADPTDTEAIREAVVGYLDTWPTDGRTVVYFDATSSLLDGLGTEETVDFLEDFVRLLDARDTVGYVGVTPENHDPAVVREMASLFDTVVECAGSAAEAMTEPSVSDCFDALSDARRRYVLGALLEGGPISVETLAEGIAERSSAERESAHVSLLNVHLPKLTDLGLVSHDREDGRVSPSYHFGRIEPYLRQALAVERDDSD from the coding sequence GTGCAAAATACGACACTCATCCGAACCTGCGTAGAGGGCGACCCCCACACGTTCGTCCTCCGACGCCGGCCGACAGACGCATCGACGCTCGACCTCCTGTTCGACGCCGTTGCCCCCGAGCGACCCACCGACGCGCTGGCCGTCACCGACGACGGCACCGAGGGCTTCCTCGAAGCGTGGACCAGTCAGACCGGACGACGACCGCGGAACATCGGCATGATTAGCGTCGGCGAGCGAATGCGCTCTGCCGCCGCGTCGTCGGATTCGTCCGGGTCTGGCGGGTCTCCGCCACCGGTCGCGCCCCACCACGACATCGTGCAGGGCGTCGCCGACCCGACCGACACCGAGGCCATCCGCGAGGCGGTCGTCGGGTATCTCGACACGTGGCCGACTGATGGCCGGACTGTGGTCTACTTCGACGCCACGTCGTCGCTCCTCGACGGCCTCGGAACCGAGGAGACCGTCGACTTCCTCGAAGACTTCGTGCGACTCCTCGACGCTCGGGACACGGTGGGCTACGTCGGAGTGACCCCCGAGAACCACGACCCGGCGGTCGTTCGGGAGATGGCCTCGCTGTTCGACACCGTGGTCGAGTGCGCCGGAAGCGCGGCCGAGGCCATGACCGAACCCTCGGTCAGCGACTGCTTCGACGCGCTCTCGGATGCCCGCAGACGGTACGTCCTCGGTGCGCTGTTGGAGGGTGGGCCGATTTCGGTGGAGACGCTCGCAGAGGGTATCGCCGAGCGGAGTTCGGCCGAGCGCGAGTCGGCCCACGTCTCACTGCTAAACGTTCACCTGCCGAAACTGACCGACTTGGGCCTCGTCTCCCACGACCGCGAGGACGGACGGGTTTCGCCGAGCTATCACTTCGGGCGCATCGAACCCTACCTGCGGCAGGCGCTGGCAGTCGAGCGCGACGATTCCGACTGA
- a CDS encoding uracil-DNA glycosylase, translating into MDANQQTRANPFGMDAECENCPELCETRERVVHGYGDVGADFLFVGEMPDDESDRTGVPFTGEKGEVLQNVLGYLGLNNSLPGDDEPELENAFLTYLTRCHAERSPTDDEIRTCEPYLNAEIRMINPEILVPVGQRALTEIATEYTTTPADEFDAEDDHATTIRGRGFEIVPMRDPGEQSEADREAFVDHFQSLMAGDYRQTKGRRSR; encoded by the coding sequence ATGGACGCGAACCAGCAGACTCGCGCCAACCCGTTCGGGATGGACGCCGAGTGCGAGAACTGCCCGGAACTCTGCGAGACCCGCGAGCGGGTCGTCCACGGCTACGGCGACGTGGGCGCGGACTTCCTGTTCGTCGGCGAGATGCCCGACGACGAGTCCGACCGGACGGGCGTGCCCTTCACCGGCGAGAAGGGAGAGGTCCTCCAGAACGTCTTGGGCTACCTCGGCCTCAACAACTCCCTGCCGGGAGACGACGAACCCGAGTTGGAGAACGCCTTTCTGACCTATCTGACGCGGTGTCACGCCGAGCGTTCGCCGACCGACGACGAGATTCGGACCTGCGAACCCTACCTGAACGCCGAAATTCGGATGATAAACCCGGAGATTCTGGTCCCGGTCGGCCAGCGCGCGCTGACCGAAATTGCCACCGAGTACACCACGACGCCGGCCGACGAGTTCGACGCCGAGGACGACCACGCCACCACGATTCGGGGCCGGGGCTTCGAAATCGTCCCCATGCGCGACCCCGGCGAGCAGTCGGAGGCCGACCGCGAGGCGTTCGTGGACCACTTCCAGTCGCTGATGGCGGGCGATTACCGCCAGACGAAGGGTCGTCGGAGTCGGTGA
- a CDS encoding TIGR04282 family arsenosugar biosynthesis glycosyltransferase yields the protein MTHIAVFADPPRPGLAFPELAESSPLSESEAADLYAATLKDTFVAVRRSGGDLLVNYRPDDLLADEFVGDESAEAEVRALAADALDSTEEVRFEVQVGSSFSARAGNTVTHLLGEEGVSSVAVVPGTAPFLTRQEIDSAAMKIRRNAVVLGPSERGRVYFAGFADTIDFEDAYATPEIETLARRATDAGHEVGFLSAKTCIGTVEDLCSLVSLVNARTEAGRVVPEHTATLFDEWGLRVEEGADGPELTRE from the coding sequence ATGACACACATCGCGGTCTTCGCCGACCCGCCGCGGCCGGGTCTCGCCTTTCCCGAACTTGCCGAATCGTCGCCGCTCTCCGAATCGGAGGCGGCCGACCTCTACGCCGCGACGCTCAAGGACACCTTCGTCGCCGTCCGCCGGAGCGGCGGCGACCTGCTGGTCAACTACCGACCCGACGACCTGCTGGCCGACGAGTTCGTCGGCGACGAGTCCGCCGAGGCCGAAGTCCGCGCGCTGGCGGCCGACGCCCTCGACTCGACCGAGGAGGTCCGCTTCGAGGTCCAAGTCGGGTCGTCGTTCTCGGCGCGTGCTGGGAACACGGTGACGCACCTCCTCGGCGAGGAGGGCGTGAGTTCGGTCGCGGTCGTACCCGGAACCGCACCCTTCCTGACCCGCCAAGAAATCGACAGCGCCGCGATGAAGATTCGGCGGAACGCGGTCGTCCTCGGGCCGAGCGAGCGCGGTCGGGTCTACTTCGCCGGGTTCGCCGACACCATCGACTTCGAGGACGCCTACGCCACCCCTGAAATCGAGACGCTGGCCCGCCGCGCCACCGACGCGGGCCACGAGGTCGGTTTCCTCTCCGCCAAGACCTGTATCGGGACCGTCGAGGACCTCTGCTCGCTGGTTTCGCTGGTCAACGCTCGGACCGAGGCCGGGCGCGTCGTCCCGGAACACACCGCGACGCTATTCGACGAGTGGGGCCTCCGAGTCGAGGAGGGCGCGGACGGCCCGGAACTGACCCGCGAGTAG
- a CDS encoding DUF5785 family protein has translation MDWPHDPDGEEGSEGGRKYGMAILAKKLDEEEDFPLQKQEFVEAHADEPIRINHQRVVSVGDIFEYVEGDEYETIVDFHKAVGAGMRKGGFWDYHPQGENPEKKSA, from the coding sequence ATGGACTGGCCGCACGACCCCGATGGCGAAGAAGGGAGCGAAGGCGGACGCAAGTACGGCATGGCGATTCTCGCCAAGAAACTCGACGAGGAGGAAGACTTCCCCCTCCAGAAGCAGGAGTTCGTCGAGGCCCACGCCGACGAACCGATTCGCATCAACCACCAGCGCGTCGTCAGCGTCGGCGACATCTTCGAGTACGTCGAGGGCGACGAGTACGAGACCATCGTGGACTTCCACAAGGCGGTCGGCGCGGGCATGCGGAAGGGCGGCTTCTGGGACTACCACCCGCAGGGCGAGAATCCCGAGAAGAAAAGCGCCTAG
- the udk gene encoding uridine kinase, which translates to MTIPSFVIGIAGGTGAGKTTVAREITEEVEDSVTRIPMDNYYEDLSHLDFEERTEVNYDHPSAFEWELLREHMDALLSGQTIEMPQYDFSEHNRKDETQTVEPTDVVVLEGIFALYDEEVNEMLDIKVYVETDADVRILRRIERDVVDRGRGLEGVIDQYLSTVKPMHEQFVAPTKKRADLIIPEGANAVAVNLLEEKVRAETYTDSGSTWTLSDEGVEREENERLAVTGPSATETEREDAGREDSDADQRWTDENSE; encoded by the coding sequence ATGACCATCCCGTCGTTCGTCATCGGTATCGCGGGGGGAACTGGGGCCGGAAAGACGACGGTCGCCCGCGAAATCACCGAGGAGGTCGAAGATTCCGTGACGCGCATCCCGATGGACAACTACTACGAGGACCTGAGCCACCTCGATTTCGAGGAGCGCACGGAGGTCAACTACGACCATCCCTCGGCGTTCGAGTGGGAACTCCTGCGCGAACACATGGACGCCCTGCTGTCGGGCCAGACCATCGAGATGCCCCAGTACGATTTCTCGGAACACAATCGCAAAGACGAGACCCAGACGGTCGAACCGACCGACGTGGTGGTGCTTGAGGGCATCTTCGCGCTCTACGACGAGGAGGTCAACGAGATGCTCGACATCAAGGTTTACGTCGAGACGGACGCCGACGTGCGTATCCTCCGGCGCATCGAGCGCGACGTGGTGGACCGCGGCCGGGGCTTGGAGGGCGTCATCGACCAGTACCTCTCGACGGTCAAGCCGATGCACGAGCAGTTCGTCGCGCCGACGAAGAAGCGCGCCGACCTCATCATCCCGGAAGGCGCGAACGCCGTCGCGGTCAACCTCTTGGAGGAGAAGGTCCGGGCCGAAACCTACACCGACTCGGGGTCAACGTGGACTCTGAGCGACGAGGGCGTCGAACGCGAGGAGAACGAGCGTCTCGCCGTCACTGGTCCCAGCGCGACCGAGACAGAGCGCGAGGATGCTGGCCGAGAGGACTCAGACGCGGACCAGCGGTGGACCGACGAGAACTCGGAGTAG
- a CDS encoding cold-shock protein, which produces MAEGTVDFFNDTGGYGFIDTEDADEDVFFHMEDIGGPDLEEGTDVEFDIEQADKGPRATNLTRL; this is translated from the coding sequence ATGGCAGAAGGAACTGTTGACTTCTTCAACGACACTGGCGGCTACGGTTTCATCGATACTGAGGACGCGGACGAAGACGTGTTCTTCCACATGGAAGACATCGGCGGCCCGGACCTCGAAGAGGGAACTGACGTAGAGTTTGACATCGAACAGGCCGACAAGGGCCCCCGCGCGACTAACCTCACGCGACTTTAA